From one Lotus japonicus ecotype B-129 chromosome 3, LjGifu_v1.2 genomic stretch:
- the LOC130743240 gene encoding G-type lectin S-receptor-like serine/threonine-protein kinase At1g11330 codes for MGFHNHANLLLIFLLIFSIFSSVLSSVNDTITPSKSLRDPNTITSKNGDIKLGFFTPENSTNRYVAMWYISQSYNIWVANRDQPLNDSSSVFKINKDGNLVILNAQNRVIWSTNISVSSNSTRTAQILDSGNLILRDDETGETVWDTYSHPSGSAVPGMRISTNRITGEKIQYTSWKNNTDPSSGYFTASLERLDTPEVFFWRNKTHPYWRTGPWNGRVFLGAPRMLTEYLAGWEFQKDDGHGNSYLTYNYGKQNTFGILRMTSNGTLQYISFYNKIEIIRLDVDQNVCDFYGTCGAFGNCDASRDPICSCFEGFRPRDAEAWSAKNWTGGCVRTAELRCVEVKNGSEVQQDGFLLFNNMKVPDFAERSDGDQDKCGRDCLGNCSCLAYGYDPYIGCMYWSRDLIDLQKFPSGGVDLFIRVPAELVKGKGGKGNMKLIIAISVAIGAVTLAVSSYILWRKFTAKPTGSQPQFEDHKQMKLDELPLFGFETLATATKGFHLGNVLGKGGFGPVYKGDLEDGQEIAVKRLSKASGQGLEEFMNEVLVISKLQHRNLVRLLGCCVERDEQILVYEFMPNKSLDAFLFDPLQKKILDWRKRFNIIEGIARGILYLHRDSRLRIIHRDLKASNILLDGEMTPKISDFGLARIFKGGEDDEANTIRVVGTYGYMPPEYAMEGLFSEKSDVYSFGVLLLEIVSGRRNTSFRNDDSLSLVGFAWKLWTEENIISLIDPEIWDPSVESSMLRCIHIGLLCVQEIPRERPAISTVVLMLISEITQLPPPGQVAFVQKHNAKSSDSSQKSQCSSNNNVTLSEVHGR; via the exons ATGGGTTTTCACAATCATGCTAATCTGTTGTTGATTTTTCTACTCATATTCTCCATATTTTCTTCTGTTTTGAGCTCTGTTAACGATACAATCACACCATCCAAATCCCTCAGAGACCCCAACACAATCACTTCCAAAAACGGTGACATCAAGCTAGGATTCTTCACCCCTGAAAACTCCACAAATCGCTACGTAGCAATGTGGTACATCTCCCAATCCTACAACATATGGGTTGCAAACAGAGATCAACCACTAAACGATTCATCCAGTGTGTTCAAAATCAACAAGGATGGGAATCTTGTCATCTTGAACGCTCAGAATCGGGTGATATGGTCAACAAACATTTCAGTTTCAAGCAACTCAACAAGAACAGCTCAGATTCTCGATTCAGGAAACCTGATCCTGCGAGATGATGAAACCGGAGAAACAGTTTGGGACACTTACTCCCATCCTAGCGGATCAGCTGTCCCAGGAATGAGAATCTCAACGAACCGAATCACCGGGGAGAAAATCCAGTACACCTCATGGAAAAACAACACTGATCCTTCTTCAGGCTACTTCACAGCTAGCCTAGAACGGTTGGACACTCCAGAAGTGTTTTTCTGGCGCAACAAAACTCATCCATATTGGAGAACTGGTCCATGGAATGGACGAGTTTTCCTCGGCGCACCGAGGATGCTAACTGAGTATCTGGCTGGATGGGAATTTCAAAAGGATGATGGTCATGGAAATTCTTATCTTACTTACAATTACGGTAAGCAGAACACCTTTGGAATTCTGCGCATGACTTCTAATGGTACACTTCAATATATAAGCTTTTACAACAAGATAGAAATAATAAGACTTGATGTGGACCAAAATGTGTGTGATTTCTATGGAACTTGTGGGGCTTTTGGGAACTGTGACGCTTCGAGAGACCCGATTTGCAGCTGTTTTGAGGGGTTTAGGCCGCGGGATGCGGAGGCATGGAGCGCGAAGAATTGGACCGGCGGGTGCGTGAGGACGGCGGAGCTGCGGTGTGTGGAGGTGAAAAATGGGAGTGAAGTGCAGCAAGATGGGTTTTTGTTGTTTAATAATATGAAGGTGCCTGATTTTGCAGAGAGATCTGATGGGGATCAAGATAAGTGTGGGAGGGATTGCTTAGGAAATTGTTCTTGTTTGGCTTATGGGTATGATCCTTATATTGGTTGCATGTATTGGAGTAGGGATTTGATTGATTTGCAGAAATTTCCAAGTGGAGGTGTTGATCTCTTCATTCGTGTGCCTGCTGAACTAG TTAAAGGCAAAGGGGGAAAAGGAAACATGAAATTGATTATTGCCATTTCTGTGGCAATTGGTGCAGTTACCTTAGCTGTTTCTTCATATATTTTGTGGCGGAAATTTACTGCCAAGCCTACAG GGAGCCAGCCTCAATTCGAAGATCATAAACAAATGAAACTAGATGAGCTACCACTATTTGGTTTTGAAACGCTTGCAACCGCTACAAAAGGCTTTCATTTGGGTAATGTGCTTGGGAAAGGAGGTTTTGGTCCGGTATATAAG GGAGATTTGGAAGATGGCCAAGAAATTGCAGTAAAAAGACTCTCAAAAGCTTCTGGACAAGGATTAGAAGAATTCATGAATGAAGTTTTGGTGATCTCCAAACTTCAACATCGCAATCTTGTAAGACTTCTTGGTTGTTGTGTTGAGCGAGATGAACAGATCCTGGTTTATGAGTTCATGCCAAATAAGAGTTTGGACGCATTTCTCTTTG ATCCActtcaaaagaaaattttagATTGGAGAAAGCGTTTCAACATAATTGAAGGAATAGCTCGGGGTATACTTTATCTCCATAGAGACTCGAGGCTAAGGATTATCCATAGAGATCTTAAAGCAAGCAACATCTTACTAGATGGTGAGATGACTCCAAAGATATCAGATTTTGGTTTAGCCAGAATTTTCAAAggtggtgaagatgatgaagctAACACAATAAGGGTTGTTGGAACTTA TGGTTATATGCCTCCTGAATATGCAATGGAGGGGCTTTTCTCAGAGAAATCAGACGTGTATAGCTTTGGAGTTTTATTGCTAGAGATTGTTAGTGGAAGAAGAAACACTAGCTTTCGCAATGATGATTCACTTAGCCTTGTAGGATTT GCATGGAAACTATGGACAGAAGAAAACATTATTTCTCTAATCGATCCAGAGATATGGGATCCAAGCGTTGAGAGTAGCATGTTAAGGTGCATACACATAGGACTTCTATGTGTGCAAGAAATCCCAAGAGAAAGGCCAGCTATATCCACTGTAGTTTTGATGCTCATTAGTGAGATCACACAACTGCCTCCTCCAGGGCAAGTTGCATTtgttcagaagcacaatgctaaAAGTTCAGACTCTTCTCAAAAGAGCCAGTGTAGCTCCAACAATAATGTCACTCTTAGCGAAGTTCATGGCAGGTAG
- the LOC130743559 gene encoding glycine-rich RNA-binding protein 4, mitochondrial-like → MGSGFGENSDCGDGYEGGNDEEDGGFRTVAGSGRLGSSKVRVALFVDGIFDSISYHQIRDLFAQFGCLMNVFVQRSKRSGRRFRFAFVCFSSLKAATTAIKRLDGFRLGKACLYVSLAKPPNKVVMDVDSKVYANRLASRVSASGLGASSWRDVVVGLKKDS, encoded by the coding sequence ATGGGGTCTGGTTTTGGGGAAAACAGCGATTGTGGTGATGGGTACGAGGGTggaaatgatgaagaagatggtggGTTTAGGACTGTTGCTGGTTCGGGTCGACTCGGGTCTTCTAAGGTTCGTGTGGCTCTTTTTGTGGATGGCATCTTTGACTCGATTTCCTATCATCAGATTAGAGATTTGTTCGCTCAATTTGGTTGCTTGATGAACGTTTTCGTCCAGCGCTCTAAGAGGTCGGGGCGACGTTTTCGCTTTGCATTTGTCTGTTTCTCGTCGTTGAAGGCTGCTACTACGGCGATTAAACGTTTGGATGGGTTTCGATTGGGTAAAGCTTGTCTCTATGTGTCTTTGGCTAAGCCCCCCAATAAGGTTGTGATGGATGTCGACTCCAAAGTCTATGCTAATCGACTTGCCTCTAGGGTTTCGGCTTCTGGTCTTGGTGCTTCCTCTTGGAGAGATGTTGTTGTGGGTTTAAAGAAGGATTCTTAG